From the Myxococcales bacterium genome, one window contains:
- a CDS encoding hemerythrin domain-containing protein, whose product MTNDPSAPVPDFFAQLLRDHHDLEACVVELGRAADQLDAVPGEAAALATLATALAYFDGPAARHQADEEQLLFPQLRSLPAFTQMIPAFECQHQLNDGTLAELRAALQPGAPARIGTVADLVRRFVEMQRAHILAEERALFPLAARTLAPAIVENLTRAQAARRG is encoded by the coding sequence GTGACCAACGACCCGAGCGCGCCCGTCCCGGACTTCTTCGCCCAGCTGCTGCGCGATCACCACGACCTCGAGGCCTGCGTCGTCGAGCTCGGGCGCGCCGCCGACCAGCTGGACGCGGTCCCCGGGGAGGCGGCCGCGCTCGCGACGCTCGCGACCGCGCTCGCGTACTTCGACGGTCCGGCCGCGCGCCATCAGGCCGACGAGGAGCAGCTCTTGTTCCCCCAGCTCCGGTCGCTGCCGGCCTTCACCCAGATGATCCCGGCGTTCGAGTGCCAGCACCAGCTCAACGACGGCACGCTCGCCGAGCTGCGGGCCGCGCTCCAGCCGGGCGCGCCGGCGCGGATCGGCACGGTCGCCGACCTGGTCCGCCGATTCGTCGAGATGCAGCGGGCCCACATCCTCGCCGAGGAGCGCGCGCTGTTCCCGCTGGCCGCGCGCACGCTGGCGCCGGCGATCGTCGAGAACCTGACCCGCGCGCAGGCCGCGCGCCGCGGCTAG
- a CDS encoding OmpA family protein — protein sequence MRVHIATVLSVLALAGCSKKSNTKVAEPTEPSGQVAATPKPATATAPPTQVSPNLNVSGDLAAQCGLKASAAVPPNFEYDQTELLPEDRQVLEQVAVCLTTGPLTGRGLDLIGRADPRGTGEYNLGLGARRAQSVSDYLHKLGVTAPQLAETTRGDLEATGTDESGWQKDRRVDLELRD from the coding sequence ATGCGTGTTCACATTGCTACCGTCCTCAGCGTCCTGGCCCTCGCGGGCTGCTCGAAGAAGTCCAACACCAAGGTCGCCGAGCCGACCGAGCCGAGCGGGCAGGTCGCCGCGACGCCCAAGCCTGCGACCGCGACCGCGCCGCCGACCCAGGTGAGCCCGAACCTCAACGTGTCGGGCGACCTGGCCGCGCAGTGCGGGCTGAAGGCCAGCGCCGCCGTTCCACCGAACTTCGAGTACGACCAGACGGAGCTCTTGCCCGAGGACCGCCAGGTGCTCGAGCAGGTCGCGGTGTGCCTGACCACCGGACCGCTCACGGGGCGCGGCCTCGACCTGATCGGCCGCGCCGATCCGCGGGGCACGGGGGAGTACAACCTCGGTCTTGGCGCGCGGCGCGCGCAGAGCGTCAGCGACTACCTCCACAAGCTGGGCGTGACCGCGCCGCAGCTCGCCGAGACCACGCGCGGCGACCTCGAGGCCACCGGCACCGACGAGTCCGGCTGGCAGAAGGACCGCCGCGTGGATCTCGAGCTGCGCGACTGA
- a CDS encoding IgGFc-binding protein, whose translation MRAFVLLFTAAVAVATLACGPSASGDDDDTGCQNRCTSFGWEHCLSDGVYEVPIRCEANEVCLEDVGCAVCTPDQVYCGAIDQVWMCNGDGTSGTLVTQCPAGEVCGAGVCTTPCQRALGEPSNVGCDFWAADLDNEAAETLFLVNDAAAQQYSIVVANNNDYDVQITVFKNAGRVGGLDEQVVLQTVALARSAKQVDLPAREVDGTMGQNGTYARYSGSGTFVSPHAYHMVTTGPVVAYQFNPIVQQFSNDASILIPIQALGRHYYVWGWPTANPCGPAPGTVPGIDASIPDHTSITIIGVEDNTQVTVNATHPIKASAGDTGFSIAATPAGQPLTFTIDRYDVVNLESDQPTVPIQECFNFLDRDGDFMGSLVTSDKKVAVFTGLERGIGTGGAMPPDPPNWDGESCCTDHLEEQLLPTTALGREFAVSRSPVRSTNPSYREPDMYRVLASEDGVQITTSLPGPFASFSLNAGEYKAFYADRGFTLSATGAVTLGQVLVSQHRVPDGFTGDPSLVIFPSAEQHRKDYVFLVPSTFRQNYFVLAKPVSGTFTVDGRALGEFAGCQVEPIGVVLGINYEQVTCPVTEGQHTVAGSDPFGVTVYGYYNVGSYAFAGGSDLKIINPIGKPKAPTRGLRRRLPTR comes from the coding sequence ATGCGCGCCTTCGTCTTGCTGTTCACGGCCGCGGTCGCCGTCGCCACCCTCGCCTGCGGCCCGTCGGCCAGCGGCGACGATGACGACACCGGCTGCCAGAATCGGTGCACCTCGTTCGGCTGGGAGCACTGCCTGTCCGACGGCGTCTACGAGGTGCCGATCCGGTGCGAGGCCAACGAGGTCTGCCTCGAGGACGTCGGCTGCGCGGTGTGCACGCCCGATCAGGTCTACTGTGGCGCGATCGATCAGGTCTGGATGTGCAACGGCGACGGCACCAGCGGCACGCTGGTCACGCAGTGCCCGGCCGGTGAGGTCTGCGGCGCCGGCGTCTGCACGACCCCGTGCCAGCGCGCGCTGGGCGAGCCGTCCAACGTCGGCTGTGACTTCTGGGCCGCCGACCTCGACAACGAGGCCGCCGAGACGCTGTTCCTCGTCAACGACGCCGCGGCCCAGCAGTACTCGATCGTCGTCGCCAACAACAACGACTACGACGTGCAGATCACGGTCTTCAAGAACGCCGGCCGCGTCGGCGGGCTCGACGAGCAGGTCGTGCTGCAGACGGTCGCCCTGGCCCGCTCGGCCAAGCAGGTCGATCTGCCGGCGCGCGAGGTCGACGGCACGATGGGCCAGAACGGCACCTACGCCCGCTACAGCGGCTCGGGCACGTTCGTGTCGCCGCACGCGTACCACATGGTCACGACCGGCCCGGTGGTCGCGTACCAGTTCAACCCGATCGTCCAGCAGTTCTCGAACGACGCCTCGATCCTGATCCCGATCCAGGCGCTGGGCCGCCACTACTACGTGTGGGGCTGGCCGACCGCCAACCCGTGCGGGCCGGCGCCGGGCACGGTGCCCGGCATCGACGCCAGCATCCCGGACCACACCTCGATCACGATCATCGGCGTCGAGGACAACACCCAGGTCACGGTCAACGCCACCCACCCGATCAAGGCCTCGGCCGGCGACACCGGCTTCTCGATCGCCGCGACCCCGGCCGGGCAGCCGCTGACCTTCACGATCGACCGCTACGACGTCGTCAACCTCGAGTCGGATCAGCCGACGGTGCCGATCCAGGAGTGCTTCAACTTCCTCGACCGCGACGGCGACTTCATGGGCTCGCTGGTCACGTCCGACAAGAAGGTGGCGGTGTTCACCGGGCTCGAGCGCGGCATCGGCACCGGCGGGGCGATGCCCCCCGACCCGCCCAACTGGGACGGCGAGAGCTGCTGCACCGATCACCTCGAGGAGCAGCTGCTGCCGACCACCGCGCTCGGCCGCGAGTTCGCGGTCAGCCGGTCGCCGGTCCGCTCGACCAACCCCAGCTACCGCGAGCCCGACATGTACCGGGTGCTGGCGTCGGAGGACGGCGTCCAGATCACCACCAGCCTGCCGGGGCCGTTCGCGTCGTTCTCGCTCAACGCCGGCGAGTACAAGGCGTTCTACGCCGACCGCGGCTTCACGCTGTCGGCCACCGGCGCGGTGACGCTGGGCCAGGTGCTGGTGTCGCAGCACCGCGTGCCCGACGGCTTCACCGGCGATCCGTCGCTGGTGATCTTCCCGTCGGCCGAGCAGCACCGCAAGGACTACGTGTTCCTGGTGCCGTCGACGTTCCGCCAGAACTACTTCGTCCTGGCCAAGCCGGTCAGCGGCACGTTCACCGTCGACGGCCGCGCGCTCGGCGAGTTCGCCGGCTGCCAGGTCGAGCCGATCGGCGTGGTCCTGGGCATCAACTACGAGCAGGTCACCTGCCCCGTCACCGAGGGCCAGCACACCGTCGCCGGCAGCGATCCGTTCGGCGTGACCGTCTACGGCTACTACAACGTCGGCAGCTACGCGTTCGCCGGCGGCAGCGACCTGAAGATCATCAACCCGATCGGCAAGCCCAAGGCGCCGACGCGGGGGCTGCGGCGCCGGCTGCCGACCCGCTGA
- a CDS encoding OmpA family protein has protein sequence MKHLRRLPLLVLAAACGPAAHAPPPPSAPLALEPTEPTEPTEPAEPDEPDEPDEPEPRPPTQPPVPTEPATAAIADGAIVLSQPILFLAGGAELADASASPLTALAELLAAKPDLTLVRIEGHTDAMGMGEANQRLSEARALATARALVARGVACARLLPVGFGENKPVADNRTAEGRAANRRMVIAPAALRGRAIGGMPVDGGGQVAGDPCQ, from the coding sequence GTGAAGCACCTGCGCCGGCTCCCGCTCCTGGTCCTCGCGGCCGCCTGCGGCCCCGCCGCGCACGCGCCGCCGCCCCCGAGCGCGCCGCTGGCGCTCGAGCCGACCGAGCCGACCGAGCCGACCGAGCCCGCCGAGCCCGACGAGCCCGACGAGCCCGACGAGCCCGAGCCGCGGCCGCCGACCCAGCCGCCGGTGCCGACCGAGCCCGCCACCGCGGCGATCGCCGACGGCGCGATCGTGCTGTCGCAGCCGATCCTGTTCCTGGCCGGCGGCGCCGAGCTCGCCGACGCCAGCGCCTCGCCGCTGACCGCGCTGGCCGAGCTCCTCGCCGCCAAGCCCGACCTCACGCTGGTCCGGATCGAGGGCCACACCGACGCGATGGGCATGGGCGAGGCCAACCAGCGCCTGTCCGAGGCCCGGGCCCTGGCGACCGCCCGCGCGCTGGTGGCCCGCGGCGTCGCCTGCGCGCGGCTGCTCCCGGTCGGGTTCGGCGAGAACAAGCCGGTCGCCGACAACCGCACGGCCGAAGGCCGCGCCGCCAACCGCCGCATGGTGATCGCCCCAGCCGCCCTGCGCGGTCGCGCGATCGGCGGCATGCCCGTCGACGGCGGCGGCCAGGTCGCCGGCGATCCCTGCCAGTGA
- a CDS encoding class I SAM-dependent methyltransferase — protein MSGPADAPDLAAAPLVEIIEHVERARAAGADEIWLQVLDPDRGRGRYAGEDVDGARHRPLRVWVELADRLGLRLRTPVALGGGRVAIGFEPLAPAAPDAPAAPVAERYGAASTFARIRKAEEPGFVLDLAEALARARLPPRPRILELGINTGDAIALIARLRPELAPAVVGVDHSASALAIARARLADLDVDLTALELDLADLPAHALGRFDLVLAIGTLQSPGVDDRALLRHVVQACLTPTGAVIVGVPNCRYRDGELCHGARMRNFRQPELGLVIKDVAFYRKYLQQHEREVFVTGHHYLFVTGAARAGA, from the coding sequence ATGAGCGGCCCGGCCGACGCTCCCGACCTCGCGGCGGCGCCGCTGGTCGAGATCATCGAGCACGTCGAGCGCGCGCGCGCGGCCGGCGCCGACGAGATCTGGCTGCAGGTGCTCGATCCCGATCGCGGCCGTGGCCGCTACGCCGGCGAGGACGTCGACGGGGCGCGCCACCGTCCGCTGCGGGTCTGGGTCGAGCTGGCCGATCGCCTGGGCCTGCGGCTGCGGACGCCGGTGGCGCTCGGCGGCGGCCGGGTGGCGATCGGCTTCGAGCCGCTGGCGCCCGCGGCGCCCGACGCACCAGCGGCGCCGGTGGCCGAGCGGTACGGCGCGGCCTCGACGTTCGCGCGCATCCGCAAGGCCGAGGAGCCGGGCTTCGTGCTCGACCTCGCCGAGGCGCTGGCCCGGGCGCGCCTGCCGCCGCGGCCGCGGATCCTCGAGCTGGGCATCAACACCGGGGACGCGATCGCGCTGATCGCGCGCCTGCGGCCGGAGCTCGCGCCGGCGGTGGTCGGCGTCGATCACAGCGCCAGCGCGCTGGCGATCGCGCGCGCGCGCCTCGCCGACCTCGACGTCGACCTGACCGCGCTCGAGCTCGACCTCGCCGACCTGCCGGCCCACGCCCTCGGGCGCTTCGATCTGGTCCTGGCGATCGGCACGCTCCAGAGCCCGGGCGTCGACGATCGCGCGCTCCTGCGCCACGTCGTCCAGGCGTGCCTGACGCCGACCGGCGCGGTCATCGTCGGCGTGCCCAACTGCCGCTACCGCGACGGCGAGCTCTGCCACGGCGCGCGCATGCGCAACTTCCGTCAGCCCGAGCTGGGCCTGGTGATCAAGGACGTCGCGTTCTATCGCAAGTACCTGCAGCAGCACGAACGCGAGGTGTTCGTGACCGGGCACCACTACCTGTTCGTCACCGGCGCCGCCCGCGCCGGCGCGTGA